A window of the Butyricimonas virosa genome harbors these coding sequences:
- a CDS encoding tape measure protein, which produces MNNDGGRLNYGVGLDNSQLRVGASESRRLLQGIGQTAIDEGARIDDSFKKIGKTVAGVFAVSQIKDFITHVATVRGEFQQLEIAFKTMLGSAGQADALMSQLIKTAAITPFGMKDIGQAAKQLLAYGVAANDVNDTLIRLGDIAAGLSIPINDLAYLYGTTMVQGRLYTQDLNQFLGRGIPLMEELAKQFGVAENQVKQLVEDGKVGFPEVQKAIENLTNEGSKFGGLMEAQSKTITGQISNIEDAIDTMFNAIGQSQEGVINTSLGLVSTLIENWETVGNILLTIIATYGAYKAAVIAVAAAHKLMNIWGTVSAFLSLTTSIRSAKDAMLLFNMAVKANPLGLVLSVLAAAVTAFLAFRKSTDEAADALKKEREEAEAFNKQVSESAGKAISTYKRLQDEYKKCKSAHEKREWIKESQAKFKDLGIAVNSVNDAENIFVKNTSLMMKAFQKRAEAAAWQSRLDEAYAKRVERQMALEEQMDKIQPGSKVPGYSHTTQGGYEYVDRSGEWVYTEAGAKKAREAFKQTIANDPVLNEIDARINKYSEKMTSVSSDFQKLFEQAGTTQKTTQEKNEEKRQAKEQQKIADETAQRTAKIKEYSTKVSEAVSQAEIDIRQAQINELEDGYEKTVAQVQLNYDRLIAENEKRAQKMIEDLKDKKVLEWLNQNPKATKEQELEYRASLNLTTADLSSEQQAMLKSYAEVARQIQVKGNKQALDDMMKDILTYEQQRLKITEEYEKKRESLYETDKDGNKKLRKGVTQGNVDELNRAEQEAYKGIDEQFAQREETYQAWCDEIAELTLKQLKNVLAEAEKELAELEKNGGSSDKIAVARAKVATAKKNVEKAQAKNDINPGKRSIKEWEDLYKTLQECEREFESIGDTVGGVAGEIISTAGSIMTASLSMINGIVQLVNMSATGIQGTATAAATAIQTVEKASVILTIISAAMSIAMQIVNLFNNDDKKQEEIEALQDRIDQLQWELDNADIVRLQENSGKAVERVKRALSETYKELLRNKIAVNDVAGAWRLLFSNVSNNAALLQKTAEKLATAYANIAYTADKALGGEKYSNAQEQLKNLAQQQLLIQEQIRNEEDKKKTDHGKIDEWNRKIEELGAQAVAIINDMVEDIIGGSSSDIAKELGDAFFEAFQAGEDYAEAWGDKVKDIVADVMKRMLVSKFLEEPLGEIFDKYKAKWFKDGQFVGLDAVIQSMSGFASDLNAVGTDFAKIWENLPENVKSMFEVTADATREASQKGIATASQESVDELNGRATAIQGHTYSIAENTKIILSVVNMILQSVLNIEKHTENMAGRIERIESSVKETKDTVNDFALKGIKMI; this is translated from the coding sequence ATGAATAATGACGGTGGAAGATTAAATTACGGTGTCGGTCTTGATAACTCACAGTTAAGAGTTGGAGCGTCCGAGTCACGCCGCTTGCTTCAAGGTATCGGGCAAACGGCTATTGATGAAGGTGCGAGAATTGACGATTCGTTCAAGAAAATCGGAAAGACCGTTGCGGGCGTGTTTGCCGTATCTCAGATAAAAGATTTCATCACGCACGTAGCGACAGTACGAGGCGAGTTTCAACAGCTTGAAATCGCTTTCAAAACCATGCTTGGCTCTGCGGGGCAGGCTGACGCTTTAATGTCCCAACTTATCAAGACAGCCGCCATAACCCCGTTCGGCATGAAAGACATTGGTCAGGCGGCGAAACAGCTTCTTGCCTATGGCGTTGCGGCGAATGACGTTAACGATACACTGATTCGCCTTGGGGACATCGCCGCCGGGCTTTCAATCCCTATCAATGACCTTGCCTATCTGTACGGAACGACAATGGTTCAGGGACGCTTGTACACACAAGACCTGAACCAATTCTTGGGGCGTGGTATTCCTCTTATGGAAGAACTCGCCAAACAGTTCGGCGTAGCTGAAAATCAAGTCAAACAACTTGTTGAAGACGGAAAGGTCGGCTTTCCCGAGGTTCAAAAAGCCATTGAGAACCTGACGAACGAGGGCAGCAAGTTCGGCGGTCTTATGGAAGCTCAGTCAAAGACTATCACGGGTCAGATTTCAAACATTGAGGACGCAATCGACACAATGTTCAATGCCATAGGTCAGTCACAGGAGGGGGTAATAAACACCTCTCTTGGTCTTGTCTCAACCCTGATTGAGAACTGGGAAACAGTCGGTAACATCCTTTTGACAATCATCGCTACATACGGGGCATATAAAGCCGCCGTTATCGCTGTCGCAGCCGCACATAAATTGATGAACATTTGGGGAACTGTTAGTGCTTTTCTGTCTCTAACAACCTCTATACGTTCAGCCAAAGACGCTATGTTGCTTTTCAACATGGCTGTAAAAGCAAATCCGCTTGGTTTGGTTCTGTCTGTTCTTGCAGCCGCCGTGACAGCTTTCCTTGCTTTCAGAAAATCAACGGACGAAGCCGCTGACGCTCTGAAAAAGGAACGTGAGGAAGCCGAAGCGTTCAACAAACAGGTTAGCGAATCAGCGGGCAAAGCCATTTCAACGTATAAACGTCTTCAAGACGAATACAAGAAATGCAAGTCAGCCCATGAAAAGCGTGAATGGATAAAAGAAAGTCAGGCTAAGTTCAAGGATTTAGGAATTGCCGTAAACAGCGTCAATGACGCTGAAAACATCTTCGTCAAGAACACTTCTTTGATGATGAAAGCCTTTCAGAAACGTGCGGAAGCAGCCGCATGGCAATCCCGTCTTGATGAAGCCTATGCGAAAAGGGTTGAACGCCAAATGGCTCTTGAAGAGCAAATGGATAAAATTCAGCCGGGGAGCAAAGTGCCGGGATATTCTCACACGACACAAGGAGGCTACGAATATGTTGACCGTAGCGGGGAATGGGTTTACACGGAAGCGGGTGCGAAGAAAGCCCGTGAAGCGTTCAAACAGACAATCGCCAATGACCCCGTTTTGAACGAGATTGACGCTCGTATAAACAAGTATTCTGAGAAAATGACCTCTGTTTCATCTGACTTTCAAAAGCTGTTTGAACAGGCGGGTACAACACAGAAGACAACACAGGAGAAGAACGAGGAAAAAAGGCAGGCTAAGGAACAGCAGAAAATCGCCGATGAAACAGCCCAGCGCACGGCTAAAATCAAGGAGTATTCAACAAAAGTTTCAGAAGCCGTTTCACAGGCTGAAATAGATATTCGTCAGGCTCAAATTAATGAACTTGAAGACGGTTATGAAAAGACCGTTGCACAAGTTCAGTTGAACTATGACCGTCTTATCGCTGAGAATGAAAAACGGGCGCAAAAAATGATTGAAGACCTGAAAGACAAAAAAGTGCTTGAATGGCTCAATCAGAACCCCAAAGCAACAAAAGAACAAGAACTTGAATACCGTGCTTCCCTGAACCTGACTACCGCTGACCTTTCTTCCGAGCAGCAAGCGATGTTAAAGTCTTATGCCGAAGTTGCAAGGCAGATTCAAGTCAAAGGTAACAAACAAGCCCTTGACGATATGATGAAAGACATTCTGACTTATGAACAGCAACGTCTAAAAATAACAGAGGAATACGAGAAAAAACGTGAAAGCCTCTATGAAACAGATAAAGACGGCAACAAGAAGCTCCGTAAGGGTGTCACACAAGGAAACGTGGACGAACTGAACCGTGCTGAACAGGAAGCCTATAAAGGCATAGACGAACAGTTCGCACAACGTGAAGAAACGTATCAGGCATGGTGCGATGAAATAGCGGAACTAACCCTTAAACAGTTGAAGAATGTATTAGCGGAGGCAGAAAAGGAACTTGCCGAACTTGAAAAGAACGGCGGGTCTTCTGATAAAATCGCTGTTGCCCGTGCCAAAGTCGCAACAGCCAAAAAGAATGTTGAGAAAGCACAGGCTAAAAATGATATAAATCCCGGCAAACGCTCAATCAAAGAATGGGAGGACTTGTACAAGACGCTTCAAGAATGTGAACGGGAGTTTGAGAGCATTGGCGACACGGTCGGCGGCGTGGCAGGCGAAATCATTTCAACGGCTGGCAGCATCATGACCGCTTCTCTGTCAATGATAAACGGTATTGTTCAGCTTGTGAATATGTCTGCCACCGGTATTCAGGGAACAGCGACAGCGGCAGCAACAGCCATTCAAACGGTTGAAAAGGCTTCTGTCATCCTGACTATCATATCGGCTGCCATGTCAATAGCCATGCAGATTGTGAACCTGTTCAACAATGATGACAAGAAGCAAGAAGAAATTGAAGCCCTGCAGGATAGAATAGACCAACTCCAATGGGAACTTGACAACGCAGATATTGTGCGGTTACAAGAAAATAGCGGAAAAGCGGTTGAACGTGTGAAACGGGCTTTATCTGAGACTTACAAAGAACTCCTGAGAAATAAAATCGCTGTCAATGACGTAGCAGGGGCTTGGCGACTTCTGTTCAGCAACGTTTCAAACAACGCAGCACTGCTTCAAAAGACCGCAGAAAAACTCGCCACGGCGTATGCAAATATCGCTTACACGGCTGACAAGGCTCTCGGGGGTGAGAAATACAGCAACGCCCAAGAACAGCTTAAAAACCTCGCCCAGCAGCAACTTCTTATTCAAGAACAAATCAGGAATGAAGAAGACAAGAAAAAAACAGACCACGGTAAGATTGATGAATGGAACAGAAAAATTGAAGAACTCGGCGCACAGGCTGTCGCCATCATCAATGACATGGTTGAGGACATCATCGGCGGTTCAAGTTCCGATATTGCCAAAGAACTCGGAGATGCTTTTTTTGAAGCGTTTCAGGCTGGCGAAGATTACGCCGAGGCATGGGGCGATAAGGTCAAAGACATCGTGGCTGACGTGATGAAAAGAATGTTGGTTTCCAAGTTTCTTGAAGAACCTCTTGGAGAGATATTCGACAAGTATAAGGCTAAATGGTTCAAGGACGGTCAGTTTGTCGGTCTTGACGCTGTTATCCAATCCATGAGTGGTTTCGCTTCTGACTTGAACGCTGTCGGAACAGATTTCGCCAAGATATGGGAAAACCTGCCTGAGAACGTCAAATCAATGTTTGAGGTAACAGCAGACGCAACCCGTGAAGCCTCTCAGAAAGGAATCGCCACAGCTTCGCAAGAAAGTGTTGATGAATTGAACGGACGTGCGACAGCCATTCAGGGGCACACGTATTCAATCGCTGAGAACACGAAAATCATTCTTTCTGTCGTGAACATGATTTTACAGTCAGTATTGAACATTGAGAAACACACCGAAAACATGGCAGGACGCATTGAACGCATTGAAAGCTCAGTCAAAGAGACAAAAGATACAGTTAACGATTTCGCCTTGAAAGGCATAAAAATGATATAA
- a CDS encoding RNA-directed DNA polymerase, with translation MKRIGNLYNKVISVENLREADEKARKGKTNTYGVKVHDKNREANILALHEALLTKTFKTSPYDVFTIFEPKERLIFRLPYYPDRIVHHAVMNVLEPIWVRTFTHNTFSCVKGRGIEGCARHIDKIIEKYKGKPLYCLKIDITKYYPSINHEVLKKIVRRKIKDKDLLWLLDEIIDSAEGLPIGNYLSQYLANLFLCYFMHRVNEVLKLDAAEYADDITFFSSSKEQLREAFKEIRKMIEDELKLKIKGNYQIFPIAANRYDKHGRALDYVGYKFYRNQKLIRKSIKKNFCHTVSRLNRRTPLLDAKAYKQAVAPWLGWAKHSDSKHLLKTIIKPCYYDSIL, from the coding sequence ATGAAAAGAATAGGTAATTTATACAATAAAGTAATCTCCGTGGAAAATTTGCGTGAAGCTGACGAAAAAGCACGCAAAGGCAAAACAAACACATACGGAGTTAAAGTTCACGACAAAAATCGTGAAGCAAATATTCTTGCTCTTCATGAAGCATTGCTGACAAAGACGTTCAAAACCTCCCCTTATGATGTCTTCACGATTTTTGAACCCAAGGAGAGGCTTATTTTCCGTCTTCCGTACTATCCTGACAGAATAGTACATCATGCCGTCATGAATGTTCTTGAACCGATTTGGGTCAGGACTTTCACGCACAATACTTTTTCATGTGTCAAGGGACGTGGAATAGAGGGGTGTGCCCGGCATATAGATAAAATCATTGAGAAGTACAAAGGCAAGCCATTATACTGTCTTAAAATTGATATAACCAAATATTATCCCTCCATTAACCATGAAGTCTTAAAAAAAATTGTACGCCGGAAGATAAAAGACAAAGACCTACTGTGGCTTCTTGATGAAATTATTGACAGCGCAGAGGGGCTTCCTATCGGGAACTATCTTTCACAATATCTCGCCAACCTGTTCTTGTGCTATTTCATGCACCGTGTGAACGAAGTATTGAAACTTGACGCAGCCGAATACGCTGATGACATCACGTTTTTCTCTTCATCAAAAGAACAACTGCGGGAAGCGTTCAAAGAGATAAGAAAAATGATTGAAGATGAACTAAAACTGAAAATCAAAGGAAACTATCAGATATTCCCAATAGCAGCCAACCGTTATGACAAACACGGGCGTGCGCTTGATTATGTCGGTTACAAGTTCTACCGTAATCAAAAACTTATCAGAAAGAGTATAAAGAAGAATTTCTGCCATACCGTTTCACGGCTAAACCGACGTACCCCATTGCTTGACGCAAAGGCTTATAAACAAGCTGTTGCCCCGTGGCTCGGTTGGGCAAAACATAGTGATAGTAAACATTTATTAAAAACAATCATTAAACCGTGTTATTATGATAGCATTTTATGA
- a CDS encoding N-acetylmuramoyl-L-alanine amidase: MKVLIDNGHGVDTAGKRSPDGSLREYKYAREIAEKVVSELKKRGFDAERIVTEENDISLSERCRRVNSICDRIGTKNVILVSIHCNAAGNGSQWMNARGWEAWTSVGQTAADKLADCLYKAAEETDFKIRKDTTDGDPDKEGHLYILKHTKCPAVLTENLFQDNKEDVAFLLSEAGKETIVSLHVKGIINYLKTI; this comes from the coding sequence ATGAAGGTTTTAATCGACAACGGTCACGGGGTTGACACGGCGGGCAAGCGCTCCCCTGACGGCTCTTTGAGAGAGTACAAATACGCAAGAGAAATCGCCGAAAAAGTTGTATCAGAGTTGAAGAAACGAGGCTTTGACGCTGAACGTATCGTCACAGAAGAAAATGACATCAGCCTATCCGAACGGTGTCGGCGTGTAAATTCCATTTGTGACAGAATAGGAACGAAGAACGTCATTCTCGTTTCTATTCATTGTAATGCAGCGGGAAACGGTTCTCAATGGATGAACGCACGTGGATGGGAAGCGTGGACTTCTGTCGGTCAGACAGCCGCCGATAAATTGGCAGACTGTCTGTATAAGGCGGCAGAAGAAACAGACTTCAAAATTAGAAAGGACACAACGGACGGAGACCCCGACAAAGAGGGGCATTTGTATATCTTGAAACATACGAAATGCCCCGCCGTTCTGACTGAGAACCTTTTTCAAGACAATAAAGAAGACGTGGCGTTTCTTCTGTCAGAAGCGGGAAAAGAAACGATTGTCAGTCTTCATGTCAAAGGTATTATCAACTACTTAAAGACAATCTGA